One genomic region from Spirosoma sp. KCTC 42546 encodes:
- a CDS encoding DUF5103 domain-containing protein — translation MRVLARLSAVLFLGILTAPLRGQQLETIDHIYDPKVETVLLFPQVSANQLDRNAASPSLTLNPPVISLDEQVPLQLEFDDLTANYRSFRARLVHCNADWQRSILNDIEFTYEYNDSPITEYQNSINTKIPYYHYWFTLPRVKLPGNYLLVVYDERNRNNIIFTRRFSTYQNRVTVAAEARFSSDPSRQFSDQQIDLNINYRGYQVISPQDDFKVVIRQNYRDDRVLRGLRPTNVQAFDQTLEYRLIDLSNTMPGGNEFRFFDTRTVLSRANYIDRIDRLADRNVVYVQVDRSRNQGPYIQSDDFNGQFVIDHRETGNGATGADYIETVFTLKTPEIQGWDVYVNGAFNFWQLNDRNRMTFDALLGAYRASILLKQGVYNYDYIGKTTGSPPKVDEHFMEGSYSSTENDYEVFVYHRPPASRADQLIAYRKIGLNKRK, via the coding sequence ATGCGTGTTCTTGCCAGATTATCTGCCGTTTTGTTTTTGGGGATACTAACGGCTCCGCTCAGGGGCCAGCAACTTGAAACGATTGACCATATTTATGATCCTAAAGTTGAAACGGTGCTGCTGTTTCCGCAGGTTAGTGCCAACCAACTTGATCGGAATGCCGCATCACCATCCCTAACGCTGAATCCGCCCGTTATTTCGCTGGATGAACAGGTGCCCCTTCAACTCGAATTCGACGACCTGACGGCCAACTACCGTTCGTTTCGTGCCCGGCTTGTTCACTGCAATGCCGATTGGCAGCGCTCTATTTTGAACGATATTGAGTTTACCTACGAGTACAACGATAGCCCCATTACGGAATACCAGAACTCGATTAATACCAAAATTCCCTATTACCATTATTGGTTTACGCTCCCCCGCGTCAAACTGCCCGGTAATTACCTGCTGGTGGTATACGACGAGCGTAATCGAAACAATATCATTTTTACCCGGCGATTTAGTACGTACCAGAATCGGGTAACAGTAGCTGCCGAAGCGCGATTCTCATCAGACCCGTCCCGCCAATTCTCCGATCAGCAAATTGACCTGAATATTAATTACCGGGGGTATCAGGTGATTTCGCCACAGGATGATTTTAAGGTAGTTATTCGCCAGAATTACCGCGATGATCGCGTACTACGGGGACTGCGCCCCACCAATGTACAGGCCTTCGATCAGACACTTGAATATCGGCTGATTGACCTGAGTAACACCATGCCGGGGGGGAATGAATTCCGATTTTTTGATACGCGAACGGTATTATCCCGCGCTAACTATATTGATCGGATTGACCGACTTGCCGACCGAAATGTGGTCTATGTACAGGTCGATCGGTCGCGTAATCAGGGGCCTTACATCCAGAGCGATGATTTCAATGGTCAATTTGTCATCGACCATCGCGAAACCGGCAATGGGGCTACGGGCGCTGATTATATCGAGACAGTTTTTACGCTTAAAACACCTGAAATACAGGGTTGGGATGTATACGTGAATGGCGCATTCAATTTCTGGCAGTTGAATGACCGTAACCGCATGACGTTCGATGCCTTGCTGGGGGCCTATCGGGCCTCTATCCTGCTTAAACAAGGCGTATATAACTACGATTATATTGGGAAAACCACGGGTTCACCACCCAAAGTAGATGAGCATTTTATGGAAGGCAGCTATTCGTCCACCGAAAATGACTATGAAGTCTTTGTGTACCATCGCCCACCCGCTTCCCGCGCCGATCAGTTAATTGCGTACCGGAAAATAGGGTTGAATAAACGGAAATGA